CTGGCGGCTGACCGTAGTTCTCGCGGATTCCTGACCCGGGCGCCGGAAATGCTGCCGGAAACGCGGTGAAGGGACCCTTTGGCGTCATTCGGCGGGCACCCAGGAAGGTTTGCGCTTCTGGCCGAACGCCCGGATGCCCTCCTGACCCTCCTCGCTCGCGAAGAACCCGGCGGACAGCTCGTTCATCGCGGCGAATCCTTCGGATGGGGTGGCCGGGCGCGGGCGGCTGAGCAGCTCCTTGGTGGCGGCCAGGGCCTTCGGTCCGCCGAGGCTGAGCGACTTGAGATAACCGGCCACCTTGGCGTCCAGCTGTTCGGCCGGGACGCAGGCGTTGAGCAGGCCGATCTCCACCGCGCGGTGGGCGTCGAAGACCTCGCCGGTGAGGAACAGCTCGTGCGCGGCGCGGGCCTGCAGCCGGGGCAGCACGGTCAGCGAGATCAACGCCGGGACCACGCCGATGCGGACCTCGGAGAAGGCGAACGTGGCCTCGGGGACGGCGACCGCGATGTCGCAGGCGGCGACCATGCCGATGCCGCCCGCCCGAGCCGGTCCGGCCAGCCGGGCGACGACCGGTTTGGGGCTGCTCCAGAGCTGGTCGAGGATCTGGGGGAACTCGTTCACGCCCTGGTCGCCCGAGCCGGCGCCGCGGGCCTCCTTGAGATCCATTCCGGCGCAGAAGACCGGTCCGGTGTGGGTCAGCTGCACGACCCGCACGGCGTCGTCGGTCCGGGCGCTCTCCAGTGCGGCGCTCAGCTCCCTGCGCAACTGCGCGGACAGCGCGTTGCGGTTGTGCGGGGAATCGAGC
This Amycolatopsis sulphurea DNA region includes the following protein-coding sequences:
- a CDS encoding enoyl-CoA hydratase-related protein; amino-acid sequence: MADELVHYTVTGGIATITLDSPHNRNALSAQLRRELSAALESARTDDAVRVVQLTHTGPVFCAGMDLKEARGAGSGDQGVNEFPQILDQLWSSPKPVVARLAGPARAGGIGMVAACDIAVAVPEATFAFSEVRIGVVPALISLTVLPRLQARAAHELFLTGEVFDAHRAVEIGLLNACVPAEQLDAKVAGYLKSLSLGGPKALAATKELLSRPRPATPSEGFAAMNELSAGFFASEEGQEGIRAFGQKRKPSWVPAE